A region of Nostoc sp. 'Peltigera membranacea cyanobiont' N6 DNA encodes the following proteins:
- a CDS encoding lysophospholipid acyltransferase family protein, with product MSKKQHPLNKKPGWSLDERDPKFIESVMPLLGFFYKYYFQVKTSGWENVPHQEKVLFVGSHNGGLSSPDMAMVIYDWFRRFGVEQPVYGLMHPKAWQVSTPLAQLVAKAGAIIAHPKMAYTALHSGASVLVYPGGAEDVFRPHYLRNKIYFAGRQGFIKLALRENVPIVPVISWGAHDTLIVLADCYKIMQQLHEWGMPWLLGIDPEVFPIYLGLPWGLAIGPLPNIPLPVPMYTRVCPPIVFQRYGREAASDRYYVDECYELVVSQMQQELDDLVERTAKTNSLQ from the coding sequence ATGTCAAAAAAGCAACATCCCTTAAACAAAAAACCCGGTTGGTCTTTGGATGAGCGAGATCCAAAGTTCATAGAATCTGTAATGCCTCTATTGGGCTTTTTCTATAAGTACTATTTCCAAGTTAAAACTAGTGGCTGGGAGAATGTTCCCCACCAAGAAAAAGTCCTGTTTGTTGGTTCGCACAATGGCGGACTCTCATCTCCCGATATGGCGATGGTCATATACGACTGGTTCAGACGATTTGGTGTAGAACAACCCGTTTATGGTTTGATGCATCCCAAGGCTTGGCAGGTTAGCACACCACTAGCGCAACTGGTCGCCAAGGCTGGAGCAATCATTGCTCATCCAAAAATGGCTTACACTGCCTTGCACTCTGGAGCTAGTGTGCTAGTTTATCCAGGTGGAGCCGAAGATGTCTTCCGTCCGCATTATTTGCGTAACAAAATCTACTTTGCGGGGCGGCAAGGATTTATTAAGTTAGCGTTGCGAGAAAATGTGCCGATTGTGCCTGTGATTTCTTGGGGCGCTCACGATACGCTGATTGTATTGGCTGATTGCTACAAAATTATGCAGCAACTCCACGAATGGGGAATGCCTTGGTTGCTTGGGATCGATCCAGAAGTTTTTCCGATCTATCTTGGGCTACCTTGGGGATTAGCAATTGGCCCCTTGCCCAACATTCCATTACCTGTACCCATGTACACGCGGGTTTGTCCGCCAATTGTATTTCAACGCTACGGTCGAGAAGCAGCTAGCGATCGCTACTATGTTGATGAATGTTATGAATTAGTTGTTAGTCAGATGCAGCAAGAGTTAGATGACTTAGTGGAGCGAACTGCTAAGACCAATTCTCTACAATGA
- a CDS encoding type II toxin-antitoxin system RelE family toxin, translated as MYEIEFTKGAIKQLNKLPINIKNRIDSKILTLATEPRPNGVKKLNEEENTYRIRVGEYRVIYEIYDDILLISVVKVGHRSKVYEDES; from the coding sequence ATGTATGAAATTGAATTTACTAAGGGTGCAATAAAACAACTAAATAAACTCCCAATCAACATTAAAAACCGCATCGATTCAAAAATTTTAACTTTAGCTACAGAACCCCGTCCCAACGGGGTTAAAAAATTAAATGAGGAAGAAAATACTTATCGGATTCGAGTAGGCGAGTACCGAGTGATTTATGAAATATATGACGATATTTTGTTAATAAGTGTAGTTAAAGTAGGGCATCGCAGTAAGGTTTATGAAGATGAAAGTTGA
- a CDS encoding nitroreductase family protein, with protein MSPITQTQPLDVPSAIAQRRSIKTFKTDPIAPELLKQLVELTVAAPSSFNIQDWQIILVQDEAQKAALSAASWNQQQIVQAPVTFVFAADPNVGERDLTPIFEQASETGAWNEGTVNYFKTAIPQFQATLGDKRREYAIKDAIIAATHLVLAAESLGLSTCFMNGWVEDKVKEVIGAGDNPDLAIAVVVPVGYAAEPRLNPGRLPFSSNVSVDRIGNPYAG; from the coding sequence ATGAGTCCGATCACTCAAACTCAACCTTTAGATGTACCCAGTGCGATCGCTCAACGCCGTTCAATCAAAACTTTTAAAACAGATCCCATCGCCCCAGAACTGCTCAAACAACTGGTAGAATTGACCGTGGCAGCGCCTAGCAGCTTTAATATCCAAGACTGGCAAATTATTCTTGTGCAAGATGAGGCGCAAAAGGCAGCACTATCAGCAGCATCGTGGAATCAACAGCAAATTGTCCAAGCACCTGTAACCTTCGTCTTTGCCGCCGATCCTAACGTAGGCGAACGAGACTTAACCCCAATTTTTGAGCAAGCAAGTGAAACTGGAGCATGGAATGAAGGTACGGTAAACTACTTTAAAACCGCAATCCCACAATTTCAAGCTACGTTAGGCGACAAGCGACGCGAATATGCGATCAAAGATGCCATTATTGCCGCTACTCATTTGGTGTTAGCAGCAGAAAGTTTGGGATTATCCACTTGTTTTATGAACGGTTGGGTTGAGGATAAGGTAAAGGAAGTGATTGGTGCTGGGGATAATCCAGATTTAGCGATCGCTGTTGTTGTTCCCGTGGGCTATGCAGCCGAACCACGCTTAAATCCAGGTCGTTTACCATTCTCCTCCAACGTCTCTGTGGATAGAATCGGTAATCCTTATGCAGGTTAG
- a CDS encoding SDR family NAD(P)-dependent oxidoreductase, producing the protein MTTTALIVGAGSGLSASLARLFAKEGFTVALAARQIEKLTQLSSEIGAVSFAADVSKPNEVEQLFIDIDNKIGSPNIVVYNPSFRVRGPLIDLDPAEVAKTLDVTAYGGFLVAQAATKRFLQLGGGAIFFTGASASIKGYPLSAPFAMGKFALRGLAQSIARELAPKNIHVAHFVIDGAIRSAVRQDPLDNPDSTLDPDAIAQTYLSILRQPRSAWTYEVELRPWVENF; encoded by the coding sequence ATGACAACAACAGCTTTAATTGTCGGTGCAGGTAGCGGACTAAGCGCTTCTTTAGCTCGCTTATTTGCCAAAGAAGGATTCACCGTAGCTTTAGCGGCTCGTCAAATTGAAAAACTCACTCAATTAAGTAGTGAAATTGGCGCAGTTAGTTTCGCTGCTGATGTTTCCAAGCCAAATGAAGTAGAACAGTTATTTATTGATATTGATAATAAAATTGGTTCCCCGAATATTGTCGTTTATAATCCCAGTTTTCGGGTGCGGGGGCCTCTTATTGATTTAGATCCTGCTGAGGTGGCAAAAACCCTAGATGTAACTGCTTATGGAGGCTTTCTTGTTGCTCAAGCTGCTACCAAAAGGTTTTTGCAGCTTGGCGGCGGTGCTATATTTTTTACTGGAGCCTCAGCGAGTATTAAGGGTTATCCTCTGTCTGCTCCCTTTGCAATGGGTAAATTTGCACTGCGCGGTTTGGCTCAGAGTATTGCTAGAGAATTAGCACCAAAGAATATCCATGTGGCGCATTTTGTGATTGATGGGGCAATCCGTTCAGCAGTTCGCCAAGATCCATTAGATAATCCTGATAGTACTCTTGACCCAGACGCGATCGCTCAAACTTATCTCAGTATTCTACGCCAGCCGCGCAGTGCTTGGACTTATGAAGTAGAACTACGTCCTTGGGTAGAGAACTTCTAG
- a CDS encoding FAD-dependent oxidoreductase, which yields MPETKSSPHTHTNTLLPASAIASSISQEIYDVVVVGAGPVGLATAIGLRKRGIENILVIDQTRAFRQIGQTVDLLPNGLQSLKYLDPNAYEEVKKTGLGLLNSQQSNDQKAVEPTEENQPPKTSPKWIYKNLKGQIINSISLSFDDWFKDYGEGRVSISWYNLQTTLRQLLPEDRVKANHRCINVVNEPEKGCIRIDCVGDTQIETNPYAYWTDGQKHKDPQPQNSDIPPPELTTKSIRAKLIVAADGINSTVRKLLYTDTQHHDFARPEYSGFAAILCREIAEVPKELWTKLKEDFFQDSPLVTITNDEISGNSVCINNIRIILYYRPTGEAGYIIHLALPLDSLQGKSESSLIDLALHELEKAGFPDPLKQLVRLSPPAKMQQRPYYIHHASISDSLQVSNPTDLNIEANPGTIPPAWSLGRIVLVGDAAHGMPPFMAQGANQGLEDALVVTTLIAKIAEENNWDNLQAIAKAFEKYEHLRRPLIAYVQEATLQRSPHSSEKQWQKFNQQLYRRNFDQIIEAL from the coding sequence ATGCCAGAAACTAAATCAAGTCCTCATACACATACAAATACATTATTACCTGCATCTGCGATCGCCTCTTCTATCTCTCAAGAAATCTACGATGTTGTAGTGGTTGGCGCTGGGCCTGTTGGGTTAGCAACTGCCATTGGCTTACGTAAACGTGGAATTGAAAATATCCTTGTCATCGATCAAACTCGCGCCTTTCGTCAAATTGGGCAAACAGTGGATCTTCTCCCCAATGGATTACAATCTCTCAAATATTTAGATCCTAACGCTTACGAAGAAGTCAAAAAAACTGGACTTGGTTTATTGAATTCCCAGCAGTCTAATGACCAGAAAGCTGTCGAACCTACTGAAGAGAATCAACCCCCTAAAACTTCACCAAAATGGATTTACAAAAACTTAAAAGGACAAATAATTAACTCAATTTCGCTTAGTTTCGATGACTGGTTTAAAGATTATGGCGAGGGAAGAGTGTCAATTTCTTGGTACAATTTGCAGACAACCCTCAGACAGCTACTTCCAGAAGACCGAGTTAAAGCTAATCACCGTTGTATTAATGTTGTAAATGAGCCGGAAAAAGGTTGTATCCGCATAGATTGTGTAGGTGATACCCAAATAGAAACCAACCCCTATGCCTATTGGACGGATGGGCAGAAACATAAAGATCCGCAGCCCCAAAACTCAGATATTCCTCCCCCAGAATTAACAACAAAATCCATTAGAGCTAAACTAATTGTTGCCGCAGACGGGATTAATTCTACAGTTCGTAAGCTGCTTTACACAGATACTCAACATCATGATTTTGCTCGACCTGAATACTCTGGGTTTGCAGCTATATTGTGTAGGGAAATAGCTGAAGTACCAAAGGAACTATGGACAAAACTAAAAGAAGATTTCTTTCAAGACTCACCACTTGTAACAATTACTAATGATGAAATATCTGGAAATTCTGTTTGTATAAATAACATCAGGATAATTTTATATTACAGACCAACTGGTGAGGCAGGGTACATAATACATCTTGCTTTGCCTTTAGACTCATTGCAAGGAAAATCTGAAAGTTCTTTAATTGACTTAGCTTTGCATGAGTTGGAAAAAGCAGGTTTTCCCGATCCGCTTAAGCAATTAGTGCGTCTGTCTCCTCCTGCCAAAATGCAGCAGCGTCCATACTATATTCACCACGCGAGCATTTCAGATTCTTTACAAGTTTCTAACCCAACTGACCTCAATATAGAAGCTAATCCTGGCACAATTCCACCAGCCTGGAGTCTAGGGCGAATCGTCTTAGTTGGCGATGCTGCACATGGAATGCCTCCCTTCATGGCTCAAGGAGCTAATCAAGGATTGGAAGATGCATTAGTAGTTACAACACTCATCGCTAAAATTGCTGAGGAGAATAACTGGGATAATCTGCAAGCTATAGCCAAAGCCTTCGAGAAATACGAACATCTTCGTCGCCCATTGATAGCATACGTCCAAGAGGCAACATTACAGCGATCGCCCCACTCGTCAGAAAAACAGTGGCAGAAGTTCAATCAACAGTTGTATCGCCGCAATTTCGACCAAATAATAGAGGCATTGTAG
- the speB gene encoding agmatinase SpeB, translating to MSNQLQDYNPSGVGEINGNLLGLPCDYESANLIVFGVPWEVTVSYGAGTANGPQRILDASTQLDLFDFDNPNGWKQGIFMVEIPQDILEKNTYYRALAAKIIERLAQGKELSDTPDLTPVLTEINQAGQQVNQWLFENCQEAINKGKQVAVIGGDHSSPLGYFQALAANYANYGILHIDAHADLRDAYEGFEFSHASIMFNAMKIPQISKLVQVGLRDISHDEVQMIDQSSDRIIAYYDPAIKQKLYSGTTWLDLCREIISHLPEFVYISFDVDGLDPKLCPSTGTPVPGGLELEQTFCLFRELVNSGRKIIGFDICEVGDAEWDGNVGARVVYKLANLMDLSQPKI from the coding sequence ATGAGTAATCAACTACAAGACTACAATCCTAGCGGCGTAGGTGAAATAAATGGCAACCTCTTAGGTTTGCCCTGCGATTATGAGTCTGCAAATCTGATTGTCTTTGGTGTGCCGTGGGAAGTCACTGTTTCCTATGGTGCAGGCACTGCTAACGGCCCCCAGCGAATCCTCGATGCTTCGACTCAACTAGATTTATTCGATTTTGATAACCCTAATGGTTGGAAGCAGGGAATTTTCATGGTAGAAATTCCCCAAGATATTTTAGAGAAAAATACATATTATCGCGCCTTGGCAGCAAAAATTATTGAGCGATTAGCCCAAGGTAAAGAACTTTCAGATACACCAGATTTAACACCTGTCCTCACAGAAATTAATCAGGCTGGGCAACAGGTTAATCAATGGCTGTTTGAAAATTGTCAAGAAGCAATTAACAAGGGTAAGCAAGTCGCAGTCATTGGAGGAGATCACAGTTCGCCGTTAGGTTATTTCCAAGCATTAGCGGCTAACTACGCCAACTATGGCATTTTGCACATTGATGCCCACGCAGATTTACGCGATGCTTATGAGGGATTTGAGTTTTCCCATGCGTCGATTATGTTTAATGCGATGAAAATACCGCAAATTTCCAAGCTTGTGCAAGTGGGTTTGCGCGATATAAGTCATGATGAAGTGCAAATGATAGACCAATCTAGCGATCGCATTATTGCATATTACGACCCAGCCATTAAACAAAAGCTTTACTCTGGAACAACTTGGCTTGATTTATGCCGAGAAATTATCAGTCATTTACCTGAGTTTGTTTATATTAGCTTTGATGTCGATGGTCTAGATCCCAAACTTTGTCCCAGTACAGGTACTCCTGTTCCAGGTGGGCTGGAATTAGAACAAACATTTTGTCTATTTCGGGAATTAGTCAATAGTGGTAGAAAAATTATTGGCTTTGATATTTGTGAAGTCGGTGATGCTGAATGGGATGGAAATGTTGGAGCGCGGGTAGTTTACAAGTTAGCAAATTTGATGGATTTATCTCAGCCAAAAATATAA
- a CDS encoding class I SAM-dependent methyltransferase yields the protein MKIDFGATAVDYAKHRAGFPSSLFNRLSEYGIGLPGQNIVDLGTGTGTLARGFADRGAYVIGIDPSASLLEQARQLSESAQIKVDYRVATAENTELPDASADVVTAGQCWHWFDRPRAVQEVTRILRKNGSLAIAHFDWIPLKGNVVEATEQLIQAHNPAWNLAGGNGLHPLWLQDIGEVGFRDIRTFSYDVFVSYTHEAWRGRIRASAGVGASLTPEKVEVFDREFAKLLETKYPTPILQVHHRVWAAIAKAPESNS from the coding sequence ATGAAAATTGATTTTGGTGCAACTGCTGTTGATTATGCAAAACACCGCGCTGGTTTTCCCAGTTCATTATTTAACAGACTGTCTGAATATGGTATAGGTTTACCAGGGCAGAATATTGTTGACCTTGGTACAGGAACAGGAACACTAGCGCGGGGCTTTGCTGATAGAGGTGCTTATGTAATTGGCATAGATCCATCAGCATCACTTTTAGAACAAGCCAGACAGTTAAGCGAATCTGCCCAAATCAAAGTAGATTATCGAGTCGCAACTGCTGAGAATACCGAGTTACCAGATGCAAGTGCCGATGTAGTCACTGCTGGACAATGTTGGCATTGGTTCGATCGTCCCCGTGCTGTCCAAGAAGTTACTCGGATATTGAGAAAAAATGGCTCACTTGCGATCGCACATTTTGATTGGATACCCTTAAAAGGTAATGTCGTTGAAGCCACAGAACAACTGATCCAGGCTCATAATCCCGCGTGGAATCTGGCTGGCGGTAATGGCTTACATCCCCTGTGGTTACAAGACATTGGCGAAGTTGGATTCCGAGATATCCGCACATTTTCTTACGATGTATTTGTATCTTATACACACGAGGCTTGGCGGGGACGAATTCGGGCGAGTGCTGGTGTGGGAGCCAGCTTGACACCAGAAAAAGTAGAAGTATTTGATCGAGAATTCGCAAAATTACTCGAAACAAAATATCCTACACCAATCCTTCAGGTTCATCATAGAGTTTGGGCAGCGATCGCCAAAGCACCAGAATCCAATTCGTAA
- a CDS encoding glutathione binding-like protein: MIDLYYWATPNGHKITIFLEEVGLEYTIIPVNISAGDQFKPEFLKISPNNRMPAIVDREPVDGGAPISVFESGAILLYLAEKTGKLIPQDLRQRTQVLEWLFWQMGGLGPMAGQNHHFSVYAPEKIEYAIKRYVNETGRLYAVLNKQLADREFVAGDYSIADIAAYPWIVAHEIQSQNLEDFPHLKRWFETIKTRPATIRAYEKAEAFKTQALDPEKLRDLLFNQSAKTIQP, translated from the coding sequence ATGATCGATCTTTATTATTGGGCAACCCCAAACGGTCATAAAATCACGATTTTTTTGGAAGAAGTCGGCTTGGAATATACCATAATTCCTGTGAATATTAGCGCAGGGGATCAATTTAAGCCCGAATTTCTCAAGATTTCTCCTAACAATCGGATGCCTGCGATCGTCGATCGCGAACCGGTAGATGGAGGTGCGCCAATTTCAGTATTTGAGTCTGGGGCAATCTTGCTATATTTAGCTGAAAAAACCGGGAAATTAATCCCGCAAGATTTACGCCAACGCACTCAAGTTTTAGAATGGTTGTTCTGGCAAATGGGCGGGCTGGGGCCGATGGCGGGGCAAAATCATCACTTTAGTGTCTATGCTCCCGAAAAAATTGAATATGCCATTAAGCGTTATGTGAATGAAACGGGACGCTTATATGCAGTACTGAATAAGCAACTAGCAGATAGAGAATTTGTAGCTGGCGATTATTCCATCGCCGATATTGCTGCTTATCCCTGGATTGTCGCCCATGAGATTCAAAGTCAGAATCTAGAAGATTTTCCGCACCTCAAGCGGTGGTTTGAGACAATTAAAACCCGTCCAGCAACAATTCGCGCCTATGAAAAAGCCGAAGCATTCAAAACTCAAGCCCTCGATCCAGAGAAGTTACGAGATTTGTTATTTAACCAGTCGGCGAAAACTATTCAACCTTGA
- a CDS encoding MFS transporter: MNRRLYNNQSFVLTAIYRVFVICNDSSRLCDLEFSSKNLNRTYCHHSLLIMSLASFLARRSFHYAWLIAGLTFLALLVAAGIRSAPGVFIVPLEQEFGWSRATISLAISINLVLYGLIGPFAATVMERIGIRRMMVFSLAVIALGVGLTTLMSESWQLVLLWGVVVGSGSGVIALVLGAIVVNRWFFEKRGLVLGILTASTATGQLVFLPILASISDRFGWRTAALVLTGAALLIIPAIAAFMRDRPADVGLRPFGDNSETVEISQPRANSIASTLNALWLGMHKRDFWLLFGSFFICGASTNGLIGTHLIPACIDHGIPEVKAAGLLAIMGLFDFFGTTMSGWLSDRWNNRYLLCWYYGLRGLSLIFLPFSFNFSFYGLSIFAVFYGLDWIATVPPTVRLVANAFGKENVGVMFGWIVAGHQIGAATAAFGAGVLRTSTGSYLQAFILSGVLCLIAAVGVLQIGQTPTKGNSQQSSVTLN; encoded by the coding sequence ATGAATCGCCGTCTCTACAATAATCAGTCCTTTGTCTTGACGGCGATTTATCGCGTCTTTGTAATTTGTAATGATTCATCGCGTCTTTGTGATTTAGAATTTTCATCAAAAAACCTTAACCGAACTTATTGCCACCACTCCCTACTCATCATGTCTTTAGCCTCCTTCTTAGCGCGTCGTTCTTTTCACTATGCTTGGCTTATTGCTGGCTTAACCTTTCTAGCCTTGCTAGTTGCAGCCGGAATTCGTTCTGCTCCTGGAGTTTTTATAGTGCCTCTCGAACAGGAGTTTGGCTGGAGTAGAGCAACTATATCTTTGGCAATCTCCATTAACTTGGTACTTTACGGATTAATTGGCCCTTTTGCTGCCACAGTTATGGAGCGAATCGGCATTCGCCGGATGATGGTATTCTCACTTGCTGTCATTGCTCTCGGTGTCGGTTTAACCACTTTGATGTCAGAATCTTGGCAGCTAGTCTTGCTTTGGGGTGTAGTTGTCGGTTCTGGTAGCGGAGTTATCGCCCTGGTTTTGGGGGCGATTGTTGTCAATCGCTGGTTTTTTGAAAAGCGGGGTCTAGTTCTCGGTATCTTAACTGCCAGTACAGCCACAGGACAACTGGTGTTTTTGCCCATACTGGCTTCAATATCCGATCGCTTTGGATGGCGAACTGCGGCTCTGGTTTTGACTGGTGCAGCACTTCTAATTATTCCAGCGATCGCAGCCTTTATGCGCGATCGCCCGGCTGATGTCGGGTTGCGACCCTTTGGCGACAACAGCGAAACTGTAGAGATATCACAGCCTAGAGCAAATTCCATCGCCTCTACCCTCAACGCTCTCTGGTTGGGAATGCATAAACGCGATTTCTGGCTGTTATTTGGTAGCTTTTTTATCTGTGGCGCAAGCACAAATGGGTTAATTGGAACTCATCTAATTCCCGCTTGTATTGACCACGGTATCCCGGAAGTCAAGGCTGCTGGTCTTCTAGCAATCATGGGACTATTCGATTTTTTTGGAACTACTATGTCCGGTTGGCTATCTGACCGATGGAATAATCGCTACTTGTTGTGCTGGTACTACGGGCTACGGGGTTTGTCTTTGATTTTCTTGCCCTTCAGTTTCAACTTTTCCTTCTATGGACTTTCCATTTTCGCCGTATTTTATGGGCTTGATTGGATTGCTACCGTACCACCTACAGTCCGCCTAGTTGCCAATGCCTTTGGTAAAGAAAATGTCGGCGTGATGTTCGGTTGGATTGTTGCAGGACACCAGATTGGTGCAGCCACAGCAGCATTCGGAGCCGGTGTATTGAGAACCTCGACGGGTAGTTATTTACAAGCGTTTATTTTATCAGGAGTTCTCTGTCTAATTGCCGCAGTTGGTGTACTGCAAATTGGTCAAACTCCCACTAAGGGCAATTCACAGCAATCTTCAGTCACGCTCAATTAA
- a CDS encoding glycoside hydrolase family 10 protein: MKRFLKWCVEFSSWWNIGQSRKSGLFAVIVILSVVATVMLSFPLNAQISLPRTASELRGVWLTNIDSDVLFERDRLKGSLQRLDELNFNTIYPAVWNWGYTLYPSKVAQKVIGRSLDPTPGLQGRDILKEIVDVGHQKGLTVIPWFEFGFMAPADSLLAKNRPQWLTSRSDGTRIVKDGNDNRVWLNPFRPEVQQFIQDLIVEIVRNYNIDGIQLDDHFGLPSELGYDAYTVALYKKEHRGKAPSKNFKDPEWVSWRANKITEFMKRVFKTIKATKKNCLVSVAPNPQRFSYNFFLADWQKWERLGIVEDLVLQIYRDDLNVFISELEYPEVKTAKSHIPVSVGILAGLKNRSVPMQQIQTQVQKVRDRNFAGVSFFFYESLWNMGKEKPQERQNSFQRIFPTRVAYPNLLAGWKPFS; encoded by the coding sequence ATGAAAAGGTTTCTCAAGTGGTGTGTTGAGTTTTCTTCTTGGTGGAATATTGGTCAAAGCAGAAAGTCCGGGTTGTTTGCCGTTATAGTTATCTTGAGTGTGGTAGCTACGGTAATGCTATCGTTCCCCTTGAACGCTCAAATTAGTCTGCCGCGAACTGCATCTGAGTTAAGGGGAGTGTGGTTAACAAATATTGATAGTGATGTGCTATTCGAGCGCGATCGCCTCAAGGGATCTTTGCAACGCCTTGATGAACTCAATTTTAATACTATATATCCGGCGGTTTGGAATTGGGGATATACATTGTATCCTAGCAAAGTTGCCCAAAAAGTTATCGGGCGATCGCTCGATCCCACGCCTGGATTACAAGGACGAGATATCCTCAAAGAAATTGTCGATGTGGGACATCAAAAAGGGTTAACAGTGATTCCCTGGTTTGAATTTGGTTTTATGGCACCAGCCGATTCTCTGTTAGCTAAAAATCGTCCCCAATGGCTCACTAGCCGTAGCGATGGAACTCGGATTGTCAAAGATGGGAATGATAATCGCGTTTGGCTAAATCCCTTTCGCCCAGAAGTACAACAGTTTATTCAAGATTTAATCGTTGAAATTGTCAGAAACTACAATATTGACGGCATTCAACTTGATGACCATTTTGGCTTACCATCAGAATTAGGATACGATGCCTATACAGTGGCACTTTACAAAAAAGAACACCGTGGTAAAGCTCCCTCCAAAAACTTTAAAGATCCAGAATGGGTAAGTTGGAGAGCTAACAAGATCACCGAGTTTATGAAACGGGTATTCAAAACCATCAAAGCTACTAAAAAAAATTGCCTCGTTTCTGTTGCTCCTAATCCTCAACGTTTTTCCTACAACTTCTTTTTAGCAGACTGGCAGAAGTGGGAACGGCTGGGAATTGTTGAAGACTTAGTTTTGCAGATATATCGGGATGACTTGAATGTTTTTATCAGCGAATTAGAGTACCCAGAAGTGAAAACAGCCAAGAGCCATATTCCCGTGAGTGTGGGCATTTTGGCTGGGTTAAAAAACCGATCTGTGCCAATGCAGCAGATTCAGACACAAGTGCAAAAAGTACGCGATCGCAATTTTGCTGGAGTCTCTTTCTTTTTCTATGAATCCCTCTGGAATATGGGCAAAGAAAAGCCTCAAGAGCGTCAGAATAGTTT